One genomic window of Massilia sp. KIM includes the following:
- a CDS encoding CpaF family protein: MSLRERLAGSGQERPATGGLPDAGNQAFQELKKLMHQMILDRIDLERLKRLTPEQFKHELALLVQRIIEEERIVLNQHERHHLVLDIQHEMLGFGPLEPLLNDPSVSDILVNTASKVYVERRGKLELTDISFHDNAHLMKIIEKIVSRVGRRVDESSPMVDARLPDGSRVNAIIPPLAVDGPLLSIRRFGASPLTVQNLLDYKSLTPPMIKVLEGLGVAKVNILISGGTGSGKTTLLNLISGFIPPSERVVTIEDAAELQLRQPHVVRLETRPPNIEGKGEVTQRALVRNALRMRPDRIILGEVRGAEALDMLQAMNTGHEGSFATIHSNTPRDALSRLENMVSMAGANLTQRAIRQQIVSAVTVVVQVSRLTDGTRKVVSLQEITGMEGDIVSMQEIFRFEQRGVAADGKVLGHFCATGVRPRFADRLRLFGVPVPDDAFDPDRVFD, encoded by the coding sequence ATGTCCTTACGCGAACGACTTGCGGGATCCGGCCAGGAACGTCCGGCGACGGGCGGCCTGCCGGATGCCGGCAACCAGGCCTTCCAGGAGCTCAAGAAGCTGATGCACCAGATGATCCTCGACCGGATCGACCTGGAGCGCCTCAAGCGCCTGACGCCCGAGCAGTTCAAGCACGAGCTGGCGCTGCTGGTCCAGCGCATCATCGAGGAGGAGCGCATCGTCCTCAACCAGCACGAGCGCCATCACCTGGTGCTCGACATCCAGCACGAAATGCTCGGCTTCGGCCCGCTCGAACCGCTGCTGAACGACCCCAGCGTCTCGGACATCCTGGTCAACACCGCCAGCAAGGTGTACGTCGAGCGGCGCGGCAAGCTGGAGCTCACCGACATCAGCTTCCACGACAACGCCCACCTGATGAAGATCATCGAGAAGATCGTCTCGCGCGTGGGGCGCCGGGTGGACGAGTCGAGCCCGATGGTCGACGCCCGCCTGCCGGACGGCTCGCGCGTGAACGCGATCATCCCGCCGCTGGCGGTGGACGGCCCGCTGCTCTCGATCCGGCGCTTCGGCGCCAGCCCGCTGACGGTGCAGAACCTGCTCGACTACAAGAGCCTGACCCCGCCCATGATCAAGGTGCTGGAAGGCCTGGGCGTGGCCAAGGTGAACATCCTGATCTCGGGCGGCACCGGCAGCGGCAAGACCACCTTGCTGAACCTGATCTCCGGCTTCATCCCGCCCAGCGAGCGGGTGGTGACGATCGAGGACGCCGCCGAGCTGCAGCTGCGCCAGCCGCACGTGGTGCGCCTCGAGACGCGCCCGCCCAACATCGAGGGCAAGGGCGAGGTGACCCAGCGCGCCTTGGTGCGCAACGCGCTGCGCATGCGCCCCGACCGCATCATCCTGGGCGAAGTGCGCGGCGCCGAGGCGCTCGACATGCTGCAGGCGATGAACACCGGCCACGAGGGCTCGTTCGCCACCATCCACTCGAACACCCCGCGCGACGCCCTGTCGCGGCTGGAGAACATGGTCAGCATGGCCGGCGCCAACCTCACCCAGCGCGCGATCCGTCAGCAGATCGTGTCGGCGGTGACGGTGGTGGTGCAGGTCTCGCGCCTGACCGACGGCACCCGCAAGGTGGTCAGCCTGCAGGAGATCACCGGCATGGAGGGCGACATCGTCTCGATGCAGGAGATCTTCCGCTTCGAGCAGCGCGGAGTGGCCGCCGACGGCAAGGTG